A single Pogoniulus pusillus isolate bPogPus1 chromosome W, bPogPus1.pri, whole genome shotgun sequence DNA region contains:
- the LOC135192857 gene encoding LOW QUALITY PROTEIN: uncharacterized protein LOC135192857 (The sequence of the model RefSeq protein was modified relative to this genomic sequence to represent the inferred CDS: substituted 1 base at 1 genomic stop codon), which translates to MRIWERQNQAGPPGDQKWPNVDPHWDHQQVPILENVVIETDKRIELNDLLWLPEIEHNLLGRDLLSKLGLEIKTKKGEWDIKIYVLTREDKEMINPLVXHKGEETGRIDMEPIRVELSDPQNPVRVKQYPISLEGRKGLKPVIDQLLKQGLLEPCMSPHNTPILPVKKPDGTYRLVQDLRAVNQRTQTKFPVVPNPYTLVSRLSPEYQWYSVIDLKDAFWACPLNEASRDYFAFEWEDPETGRKQQLRWTVLPQGFTESPNLFGQALEKVLEKVDLHPEVKLLQYVDDLLLAGKYESIEVRKLLGLLGYCRQWIEGYSEKVKFLYEKLLGEKVTWKEEDEQRLEKIKTLLIQAPVLSLPDLEKPFLLFVNVSEQTAYGVLVQDWGGMKKPVAYCSKLLDPVSRGWPTCVQSIVATALLVEEARKITFNSPLKVFTLHNVRGILQQKAEKWLTDSRMLKYEAILIDSPQLELGVTGAQNPAHFLFEEPSSKLEHDCLKVIELEVKVRSDLKDY; encoded by the exons ATGAGAATATGGGAAAGACAAAACCAGGCAGGCCCCCCAGGCGACCAAAAATGGCCAAATGTTGATCCACATTGGGACCATCAGCAG GTCCCCATATTAGAAAATGTAGTAATTGAAACTGATAAAAGAATAGAATTGAACGACCTGCTATGGTTACCTGAAATAGAGCATAACCTTTTGGGAAGGGACTTACTGTCAAAACTAGGGTTGGAAATAAAAACCAAGAAAGGAGAATGGGACATTAAGATTTATGTGCTCACAAGGGAGGATAAGGAAATGATAAACCCACTAGTATAGCATAAAGGAGAGGAGACAGGTCGAATAGATATGGAGCCTATCCGGGTGGAGTTATCAGACCCCCAAAACCCGGTTCGTGTGAAGCAGTATCCCATATCTTTAGAAGGCAGGAAGGGATTAAAGCCAGTGATAGACCAGCTCCTGAAACAGGGCTTACTGGAACCCTGTATGTCTCCCCATAATACCCCCATTTTACCTGTAAAAAAGCCAGATGGAACATACAGGCTTGTACAGGATCTGAGAGCAGTGAACCAGAGAACACAGACGAAGTTCCCTGTAGTCCCTAATCCATATACCCTGGTGAGCCGCTTGTCTCCGGAATACCAATGGTATAGTGTTATAGATTTGAAGGATGCATTTTGGGCCTGCCCATTAAACGAAGCATCCCGAgattattttgcttttgaatGGGAGGATCCAGAGactgggaggaagcagcagctaagGTGGACTGTGCTACCCCAAGGGTTCACAGAGTCACCTAACTTATTTGGACAAGCTCTGGAAAAGGTATTAGAAAAGGTAGATTTACATCCAGAGGTAAAATTATTGCAATATGTGGATGACTTGTTGCTCGCTGGGAAGTATGAATCAATA GAAGTAAGAAAACTACTAGGGTTGTTGGGATATTGCAGACAATGGATTGAAGGATACTCGGagaaagttaaatttctctatGAAAAGCTACTGGGAGAAAAAGTAACTTGGAAGGAAGAGGATGAACAAAGGCTAGAGAAAATTAAGACTTTGCTAATCCAGGCACCAGTGCTTAGTTTACCAGATTTGGAGAAACCTTTCCTCCTATTTGTAAATGTGAGTGAACAAACGGCATATGGAGTGTTGGTCCAGGATTGGGGTGGAATGAAGAAACCTGTAGCATACTGTTCCAAATTATTAGACCCTGTCAGCAGAGGATGGCCTACTTGTGTACAATCCATAGTGGCCACAGCTTTATTAGTAGAAGAGGCTAGAAAGATAACTTTTAATTCTCCTCTCAAGGTATTTACCCTACATAATGTAAGGGGAATTCTACAACAAAAAGCGGAAAAGTGGTTAACAGATAGCAGGATGCTTAAATATGAGGCAATACTCATAGATTCCCCTCAATTAGAATTAGGAGTTACGGGGGCCCAAAACCCAGCTCATTTTTTATTTGAGGAACCCAGCTCAAAGTTAGAGCATGATTGTCTTAAAGTGATAGAACTGGAGGTGAAGGTGAGGTCTGATTTAAAGGATTATTAG